DNA sequence from the Armigeres subalbatus isolate Guangzhou_Male chromosome 1, GZ_Asu_2, whole genome shotgun sequence genome:
AATAACTCTCCTGgaagttggtcaaccccaggggttttgtttgttttcagccggccaatctcctcctggatttcctggagatcagGAGCTGGAAAACGTTTGTCTTGCGCGTGTGCTCCCAGGTTAGTCACAAAGCCGCACTCGTTTCCtgtcacatcgccattcaggtgctcttcatagtgctgccgccacctttggatcacctcacgctcgtccaTAAGAagatttccgtttatgtcctgcGGAACGTGGGCCTTGCGTGAATGGCTCAATTTCTCATAcctagaactttcgtgtgttactagcgtggtacagttgatccgtctcttcacggtctcgatcttatCGATCTTACCGTTTTTATCGTGTCTTGTTtgctctcgtgcggtgttgcagcaatctcgcccatgatTTGCTCCATTCTTCTCCTTgttttgtcttgtcttagcacgtGCACAGCCAATATTGAAAAGTATTCTTCTTCTCCACCAAACTTACATGTTGTATCTCAGTCCTTGAAAATTTAGAGACAATTCGTAGAAAGACTCCTTTTTTGCGCGTAGTTCCAAGTAATGCAATTTAACTCTGCACTCATTTTATCATGAAGTAAATATGGTTGTTTTTCAATCAAGCTTTCATCTCTCAAACATCACGAGACCTCCATTACATGATTGCCATAAGACATTACGACAAAGATAAATCTATGCACCCCCATGGTATGGAATTTCCCCAAAAATAACAACAAGTGCTACTTGTTTGATTCGTATTTTATTATCATCTCGTGTGTGCCATTCTGCTGGCAAACTGACTGGCTACGGAAATGGAACACATCCCAAATTCTCGTTATTATTGTTATCTTATGGTCTGTCCTCTTCTAGCGGCTTCTTAGAAGGAACAGAAACCTCCCCCTACTTCAGTGGAAGGATCCCTTATTCTGCAGCAGGCACGTTTTCCTGCATCATAATACGTCACATGTTTCCATATTTGCCTCTACTTTGACTCTGTTATCAATCATGTTATCTAGACGGATGTGCCACCGGATAGACGGCATTTTGCTCGCACATAAACGTACCCTAAAACGTGCATCCCTATTTCCCTACAACAACGTTACACATAATATTAATATTTCACTCAATCCTGACTGCCATTTGTCCCTCCCACGAGCTCGTTCTTTTGAATCAGTATAATCCGATTTCATATACGTAGCGAATTCAATTTCGAGACCAATTGTGGTTCCGTTTGTTGTGGCGAGAGATGAATGCCTTCATTCGTCTGGGCGGGTTTTCACTCGAAACCAATCATTTCAGAGCACGGTCTAAATTAACATTTATGCTACTTGCTTCTAGTTAAATAAATATGTTAAGTCCTAGCAAACAACATCTCTAACATACGGACGTAGTCAACAATTCCCCCATGCTTTGAAACTTTCCTGAAGGGAAAGCCTTCCTTCAACGGAATGAGTTATCTCGACCCAAAAGAGGGcaacataaaataaataaataaataaattactaaGAAATATAAATAGATTCGGTAGCGAAGagaattaaattacaaaataaataattacaggCACATTTCATTCTACTAAACTTAATCCCAGCTGCTAGTTGTCTGTTCCTTGTGGGCTACTCTTGTCTACAAAACGCATTCCCTAACGCTAGCACATCTCTTGCTACGTTCTCTCTCTCTAAGGAGGCGAACAACAAACCCGTGTGCAGGAAGCTGGAAGGATAAAAGCTTTTCAACGTgctgaaaaatccaatttcgcaTCATGTCGGGACTCCCGTTACGGAAAAAGCCGTCATCTCTTCCAGCTGTGTGATTGCCATCCACACCGGGCGGAATATTGTACCACCAAGTTTACTCTTTCTAACTACTTCCTACGGAACTAATGTTTATCCAGTTTTTAACTTTGTTCCCTACGTATGTTGTTCTtccacaactttttttttttcttttctgaaaTCCATTTTGCgttgatttgtttttattttccgcCATTGCACGCCCGCCAACCGACGGCCCCGGGTCTACAGTTTGCGTGCCTGGACCAGTTTGTTGATGTCGTTGAATGTCGTCACCATGGCCGGATTGGAGAGATCCTGGTAGGTGCCACATTCCTTGTGTACCCGCTCGCAGTCCACTCCGTCCTGGCCATCTTTGGCCGCTCGCATGTACTTGAAGAATCGCAAAATGTCCGGATTGTCGTTGGTTGGCTTTCGTAGCTCGTTCAGTTCCCTGTGGATGAGTGAAGCAATTGTGTTTCAGACTGATAAGTTGTGGTGAAGGGAAAAAGATGTGAGAAAATTAGAGCAGATGCGgctaacaaatattttttattaacttTTTCCAAATCTAAAGATTGAACTATACATCAAtcaaaaaataatcagttctaCTGGAGCTTTATTATTTTTAGTTCCCAAAGCTTTTGTACATTTTTCATCTTTGAATTTGTATTCAAATGTTGTACCTTAGTAACATCACGTTTCGCTAAAGGCAAGGCCATATAAAAAAATGCCGGGTAAAAATTTACATGTGCGAAAGCCATGTGTGTCCATCAATCGATTTCCCCTTCCCGCCCCACCATAACTCACCTGCTCAGCTGTGCCGATATCAGATTGCTATAAGGCGCGTACTTGGCAGGATTAGAATACATCAGACACACCAACTTCTCTCGGCATGCCTCCTCCTTGTTGGATAAACCCATCTGAGCAAACACGGCATCGAGCCGCGACAGCAGCGGACTATAGAACGGATCATAATTCGTCAGCAGCAGACTGCTGCTGGGAATGTCGTGgaatattttgaattcattCCGCTTCTGCTGCCGGTTGTAATCGTTGCCCGTGTTGACGTACGTCACCCGGCCACCACCGAAACCCAACCTGGACAGGGCGGAGTTGGCGTTGTTTGCGTCGTACATCACATTGTAGCTGGTCGCAGACGGTTGGGCATCTAGAAATAGGAGAAGACTGAGTGAAACAAATTGACGGATAAACTTTGGGTCTAGGGTGCCTCATGCGAGATGCTCGCGAGAAATCtccgataaaaaaaatcggaaaagcaccaatgtttgaaaaaaatgcgGCTTAGAATCTCgaatttttgaaatatatttttcgaACTTAAAAACCGAgaagaaaaattattataaatctgCATAAAAACCTGCATCAGTCAAATAAGCCTGTACTCTATTCAACTTTAAGTGCCGCGTATTTTCAAACATTGACTTGCTTCTGTTTTGACACATCCTAACATCCCTACCCAGTGGAGGAAGGTAGGCATTGTTATCCATAGTCATGTGGAAATCCTGATCCGAGTTGTAGGAGTTGTCCTTGAAATCCAAGTCTTCTACCGTGGTGGGTTGATTGGACAGCACGGAAACTGATGATAGGCCTATAAATAAACGACAGAAGCGATTACACCGACCAACGAATAAAATCAAACCCGGCATAAAATAAACA
Encoded proteins:
- the LOC134225346 gene encoding uncharacterized protein LOC134225346 — encoded protein: METRRRPSRRTLLLRCSYRVVCLVLLAVTSLPATRAEHSTDEVQVNDTTLATVIELSSSSSPGEIPAITTSSSSSTFRNTSSATADINMLEEFETVLASYVNDALDRNYKDILAGLSPSLAPRGNGSSSPVPRSGKQDDNSILPHLSEFDWKIVRGLARLADKRIFNREKMSRAVETGRLFFFKGLKKLVWPLIVGLQIVKTVLLVLFLPSIIGSLGKIVGKGLSSVSVLSNQPTTVEDLDFKDNSYNSDQDFHMTMDNNAYLPPLDAQPSATSYNVMYDANNANSALSRLGFGGGRVTYVNTGNDYNRQQKRNEFKIFHDIPSSSLLLTNYDPFYSPLLSRLDAVFAQMGLSNKEEACREKLVCLMYSNPAKYAPYSNLISAQLSRELNELRKPTNDNPDILRFFKYMRAAKDGQDGVDCERVHKECGTYQDLSNPAMVTTFNDINKLVQARKL